From Thunnus maccoyii chromosome 21, fThuMac1.1, whole genome shotgun sequence, the proteins below share one genomic window:
- the LOC121888130 gene encoding sarcoplasmic reticulum histidine-rich calcium-binding protein-like — protein sequence MDRWWQLCQVCGLIVACKKSHNELNHGNTLHRHRHHHHSNTGSCHSNRAEAGGARAAVVKQQQEVDARTDGGTSEEEDEEEEEETPATKWCQEKDGGRKRKREEEEEVKLIRVKEEDGGEEEDVKKEVTEQPQRPRRRMVGPPIRYLLESEEQSHGLGVKHARKSEAGGGASEDMSVIDRSEDAGQTGWTNQDTVNKPKKQGRGCLKKAVGVSRHLQSGQLTLISPCCVRLQRLL from the exons ATGGACAGATGGTGGCAGCTCTGTCAG GTGTGCGGTCTGATCGTCGCCTGCAAAAAGAGTCACAACGAGTTGAACCACGGCAACACCCTGCACCGCCACCGCCACCATCACCACAGCAACACAGGCAGTTGTCACAGCAACAGGGCGGAGGCAGGCGGTGCCAGAGCTGCTGTcgtcaaacagcagcaggaggttGATGCCAGGACAGATGGAGGGAcaagtgaagaagaagatgaagaagaagaggaggagacgcCTGCCACAAAATGGTGCCAGGaaaaagatggagggaggaagaggaagagagaggaagaggaggaggtgaaacTAATCCGTGTGAAggaagaagatggaggagaggaagaggacgTGAAAAAGGAGGTGACGGAGCAGCCGCAGAGACCGAGGAGGAGGATGGTTGGCCCACCAATCAGATATCTCCTGGAGTCAGAGGAGCAGTCACATGGCTTAGGAGTCAAACACGCGAGGAAGAGCGAAGCCGGAGGCGGGGCTTCAGAGGACATGTCAGTGATTGACAGGTCTGAGGACGCAGGGCAGACAGGTTGGACTAATCAGGACACAGTaaacaaacccaaaaaacaaGGAAGAGGATGTTTGAAGAAGGCTGTGGGTGTGTCCAGACACCTGCAGAGCGGTCAGCTGACCCTCATCTCCCCCTGCTGTGTCAGACTGCAGCGGctcctctga